DNA from Massilia antarctica:
CGCACCGCCGCCAATGAACTGGGCAAGCCGACCAGCTTCGTGGCGGACGCCCACGCCGCCGGCCTCAAAGTGCACACCTGGACCCTGCGTCCGGAAAACCCGTTCCTGCCGCCGAGCATGCGCCGTGGCGACGTCGCTTCGCCCAGCGAGCGCGGTGACGCCGTGGCCGAAATCATGGCCTACCTGAACGCCGGCATCGACGGCTTCTTCACCGACGATCCGGCCGTGGGGCGCGCGGCGGTGACGCAGTTCAAGAAATAATCAGGCAGCTTGCTGGTCCCTCCCGATTGAGCGGGAAGGGCCAGGGATCGGACTCAGGCCTGTGTCCATGACACGCTCACCAGGTTTTCGCTCGGGACAACATTGATAGTGATCATCCCGGAATCGCTGGCGGACCACGGTTGTCGATCGTACCCGACTACTTTGGCGCCGCGCACCTTGATCTGCCGGGATAAACCGCAATCGCCGGCATTGCCCTCGCCTTCCTGGCGTTTGCCGAGCTGCTTGGTGAACTCGGCCATGGCGGCAGGCGTCAGACGCACCACGAAACAAGCGGAATAGTCACCGGTGAAATCCGGGAAACTTGCTTCCTTGTTGAGAAAGACGGCATTGGCCGGAATCGTCAGATTGGCGAAGTTCTTGATCGCGCTGACGTAAAATTCCTCCGGCGGATACAGGGCCTGATACACGGGCCATGCCAGTCCCGCTGCGGCAAGGCCGATAATGGCTTTCCCGAGCCTGCCATTGCGCCATATTGCGACCAGGCAGAGCACACCGAGAAGGGGCACGCCAACCGCGAAAACCAAAAAAAATCCATCCATCCGGTCGCTGTGCCCTTACCAGTTGCGGTTCCAGCTAAGGGCCAAGGTGCGCCCCCGGCCGGCGAAGGTGCCGGTCGCATCGAGCGCTGACGCCGACTGCGAATAGTAGCCTACATACTGCTTGTCGAACAGGTTCTCCACGCTGACTCCGATCCGTCCATAGGCGCTGTCGAACGTGACCGCCATGTCGGCCAGGGTGTAACCCTTGAAATGCTCTTCCAGATTGCTGGTGCCGACCTTGCGCCCGATATTGATATCGCGGTCGCGCAAGTGGCTCGCCTGCACGCGCAGCTGGGCCTTGGGTGCCCACTGCCAGTTCGCGCCGAGCACGCCCTTGTCCGGCCCCTGCGAGCGCGCCGACAGCGCCAGGTCGAGCGGCGCGCCCTGGCTTGCCGCCGTTTTGCCGTCGGTGACGGCGTAGCTGCCGAACACCGACACCGTCTTCGCAGGGCGCCAGTCGCCCGACACTTCCCAGCCCTTGACCACCGTCGGCACCCGCTCGACCGAGCCGATGCCGGCCGCGTTGACGCGCAGCACGCTGCCCAGCTTCGAACGCGAATCGTAGCGTGACAGGCCCACCTGCCCGTCCGCGCCGCGCCAGTTGACGCCCACTTCATTGTTGCGGGTGATGATAGGTTTGAGGTCGATCAGGGTCGCCACCGATTTGCCGTCGGTGCTCACGGCGCGCAGCACCAGGCCGACATCGGGCAGGCCGAAGCCTTCCGAGCTGGCCACGAAGGCCGACCAGCGCGGCGCCAAGCGCCAGACGGCGCCGAGGTTTTTCACCGACTTCGAAAACTCGGTCTCGCCGCCCTCGACCCGCCGGCTGCCGTACACCGCCAGGGTGGTGTAGGTGTCGACGGCGAGCCTGGCTTGCTCGTGGCGCACGCCGCCGCGCACGGTCAGCGGGCCGATTTCGTATTCGAGCTGCGCGAACGGCGCCGTCGATGTGAACTGCAGCTGCGGCACCCAGGTGCGCTTGGTGGCGGCCAGGCGCTGCTGGGTGTTATCCCTGAGCAGATCCAGGCCGAGCGTCACTTCCAGGCCGCTCACCAGCATGTCGGGACGCACCCAGGTCATGCGCGCGCCGCGCTTGTCGGCGACGATCTGCGACTGGTCCCACAGGGTCCCGACGCTCGCCAGGCGCGCGTCCTGGAAGGTCGCCACCGAGGTGGCGCCGTACAGCGCCTCGAAATCGTGGCTGAACAATTGGGCGCTGAAGGCGCCGCCGAACAGGTCATCGTGGCGGTAATCGAGACTGGCGCTGCGCACCTTGTTACGCGGCGGCTCGCCCGGCGCCCTGCCCGGCAGCGAGGTCGTCGTCACGCCGGCGGCCACTACACCAGGCTCGTTCTTGTAGTCGCCATCGCCGCGCAGGTTGAAGCGGTTCAGGCTCAGTTGAATGCGCTGGGCGCCGAAGCGCTGGCCGATCTTGAGGAACAGGTCGTCGCCGCGGCTGTCGAGGGTGTCGCCCTGGACGTTATCGATGCCGAGGCGGCGCCCATCGCCGTCGTAACCCATGCCACGCCGCTGCAGGCCGACGTAGCCGAGCAGGTCGAAGCCGCCATCCTTGTGGGTGACGCTGTAGCCGGTTTTCCAATCCAGGTTATCGGAGCGCAGCTGGCTCGATGCGCGCACGTTCAGCCCATGCGTGGTGCCGTCGGCGCGCGCGGTCCTGGTGATGTAGTTGATGATGCCGCCGGTCGCGCCCATGCCCTGCATGGCGGAGGCGCCGTTGATCACTTCGATGCGCTCGATGATGGCGCTGTCGGCAAAGTAGCCTTCGCGCGCGCCGGCGCGCAGCGGGTTCGATTGCGGTATGCCGTCGAGCAGGATCAGCGGCTGGCGTCCGCGCAGCGATTCGCCGGTCGAGGTCATTTTCTGGCGGCTCGGCGCGTAGCCCGGCACATAGGTCGCCAGCGCCTGCGACGGGTCGTCGGCGATCAGGTATTGCGACGCCAGTTCCTGCTGGCTGATGACCGAAATGGCGCCCGGAATCTTGTCCACCGCCTTGGCGCCGCGCGTGGCCGTGACCACCACCGTGCTGGAGGGCTCGGCCCCGTCGCCGGCGCTTTGCTGGGCCAGCGCATCCGTGTTCGCCATGAGCAGGCAGGCCAGCGCAACCGCACGGGAAAGGGGCGTAAGTGTGTTCATACGGGGGAAATCCTTGATCGTGGGACAGATATGTTGACATTCGGAGTATAATGCGAATGATAACGATTCCCATTCATTTATTCAAGAAGCATTAACAATGATGTGCCCTGACCGCGCTTGTTCCTTCCCATGAAACCCGCCATCCGCTTTGTCCACCTGTGGGCCGGACTGATTTTCGGGACCGTGCTTGTCGTGCTGGGGCTGACCGGCAGCGCGCTGGCGTGGATGCACGAACTCGATGTGCTGCTCAATCCAGACTTGCTGCAGGTCGCACCGCCGCCGGGCATGGCGCGCGGCGCCGCCATGCGCGTGGCGCCGGCCACCGTGCAGGCGGCCACCCTACGCCTGCTGCGCGATGCGCGCTACGGGCGTCCGAGCCAGTTGATGTTCCCCGAGCGTGCCGGCGACGTGTTCGTGGCGTGGTACCGCGATCCGAAACAGGTGGCATCGGACTGGAACGTGGCGGTGTCGCGCCAGGTGATGCTGGACCCGGCCACCCTGGCCGTCACCGGCGAGCGCACCTGGGGCGGGTTCGGTTTTTCGCGCCCGCAGTTGATGTCGACCCTGTTTCATATTCACCGCTACCTGGTGGCGGGCGAGGTCGGCAAGACCGTGATCGGCGTGACCGGCGTGGCCTTGCTGCTGCTCGCCATGACTGGCATCGTACTGTGGTGGCCGCGCATGACGGCCGCCGCCATCAAGGGCGCGTTAACGGTACGCCACGGCGGCAACTGGCCGCGCTTTAACTTCCAGCTGCATCGCGCCGGCGGCTTTTTTGCCGCGCCGGTGCTGCTGGTGCTGGCCGTATCGGGCGTGTACTTCAATATGCCGCAGTGGGTGCTGCCGGTGGTGGGCGCGGTCGCTACCCTGGCACCGGCCGGCAAGGCGGTCAACCGCAGCGCGCTAGACGCGGCGCCGGTGACGCCGCACGATGCGATGGTCGCGGCGCAGGCGCAGTTTCCGAGCGCGCGCGTGTCGCGCCTGGCGCTGCCGGCCAAGCCCGGCCAGCCTTATGAAATCCGTTTGCGCCAACCGGACGAACTGCGCGCCGGCGATGGCGCCACGCGCGTCTCCATCGACGCCGGCGACGCCAGGGTGCTGCGCACGGTGGACCCGCAGCGCGCGCCGGCCGGGGACAGGTTCCTGAGCTGGATGTTCCCGCTGCATACCGGCGAAGCGTTCGGTATCGCGGGGCGCACCTTCATCAGCATCTTCGGCATGGTGCCGCTGATGTTCTTCGTGAGCGGGCTGGTGATTTGGATCAAGCTGCACCGTCCGAAGAAGCGCAAGGCCAGGGCCCCCGCCGTTTGAACTGACGATGATGTCGCGCCACCACGGCGCGATATGCTGCCCGGCAATCGACGCCGGCGGCAGCGGAAAAACACTTTATACGGTTTACCTTTCACGAAACTTGCATCGCCGGCTGGCAAGCCGGCCTCCCCGCCCCTCGTTGTATTCTGTTCACTCCACCCACCCCGCATCCCAATTTCATGGACATGAATACATTCTGTCTATAGATTAGATGCGGCAATCGCCGTTAACTAATTTTCCACAAAACAAACATTGAACATGGGGAGGTAAGCGCGTTTTTCGCTGGATTGGGGGTTTGGCCATGCGGATCGCGCCACGGCAGGCGCATCGCAAACAAGTCCACCTCACGCATCACGGCTGCAAAGGTCGCCTGTTTTTCACCCTGGTTTTCTACCCGGGGATGAGGCGGCAGCTTGAACTTTTCTTGATCTAACTGCATCCGCTAAGAGAGATTTTAATGAAAAAGACTTTTCCAATTGCAGTCATGTTGTTATCCACTGGCGCCGCCGTCGCGCAAAGCCCCGCGCCTCCCCAACCCGCCGCCGACGCTGGCGCGCCCGCGACTCCCGGTACGGAAGAAATCCAGAAAGTCGTGATTGTCTCGACCGGTAGCCGCGGTTCGCAGCGCACCGTGGTCGATGCCCCCGTCCCGGTCGACATCATCAACACCAAGGACTTGAACAAGACCGGCCAGATTTCGCTGGACAAGGCGCTTGGCATGCGCGTGCCGTCGTTTAACACCGTGCAGACCCCGGTCAATGACGCTACCTCCCTGCTCGATCCTTACGAGATCCGCAACATGGGTCCGAGCCGTTCGCTGATCCTGATTAACGGCAAGCGCAAGAACTCGAGCGCGCTGATTTACACCCAAACGTCGCCCGGCCGCGGTGAAAGCGGTTCCGACATTTCCGCCATTCCGCAAGACGCGATCAAGCGCATCGAAGTGCTGCGCGACGGCGCCTCGGCCCAATACGGTTCCGACGCGATTTCCGGTGTGGTCAACATCATCCTGAAAGATAATCCCGAAGGCGGCTCCCTGACCGCGCGCGCCGGCATTACCCACGAAGGCGACGGCAAGATGGGCGCCCTCAGTCTGAACCACGGCATCCGCCTGTCCGACAAGGGCTTCGTCAACTACACCATCGACATCTCGAAGGTCGGCCTGGCCGAACGTTCGGGCATCGTCGACGGCCGCGGCGAGGCCGCCGACTTCGGCGCCGACCTGAAAAAGGATGTGCAGCCCTTCCTGGACAAGTATCCGACCGCCGGCAACATCAATGGCTCGCCTAAAACCCGTGCCAACAAATTCCTGGTCAACAGCCGTCTCGACATCACCGATGCGTTCAGCGTTTACGGCAATGCGGCCTATGTCAAGAAACAGGTCGACAGCTATGCCAATTACCGCACGCCGTACTGGCGCGAGACCGACTACGGCCTGCTGCACGCGCAGGGCACGCCGTATGTCGGCTATGTGCCCGACTTCATCGGCAAGCTGGATGACTACAACGCGACCCTGGGCGCCAAGTTTACGGTGGGCGACTGGAACGGCGACGTCAGCCTGACCATCGGCGGCAACAAGCAAGCCTATGAAGTGCACAACTCGATCAACCGCGGCATCGAAAAAGCGCGCCTGGAAGCCATCGCCGCGGGCAAGACCCCGGGTCCGCGTTCGCCGACCGATTTCGAGGCCGGCGGCACGCGCTTTCGCCACACCGTCGTCAACGCCGACATTTCCAAGCAGGTCAGCGAGTCCGTCAACGTGTATGCCGGTACCGAGCTGCGCAAGGAAAAGTATGACGTCATCGCCGGCGAATACGCTTCCTACGCCGAGGGTGGCGCCGATTCGTATGCCGGCAACCTGCCGGAGAACGCCCTGTCGGCCGACCGCAAGAACTACGGCGTCTACGGCGGCAGCATGTTCGACATCACCAAGCAATGGCTGATCGACCTGACCGGGCGCTACGAAAAGTACAGCGACTTCGGCAACGCCACCGTCGGCAAGCTGAGCACCCGCTACAAGGTCAGCGACATGGTCACCTTGCGCGGCTCGCTCTCGAGCGGCTTCCGGGCGCCGTCGCTGCACCAGATTTACACCCAGAAGAAGCAGTACGCCTTCGTGGCCGGTTCGGGCATCCAGGTATCGGGCCTGACCAACAATCTGTCGCCTGAAGCGCGCGCGCTCAGCGTGCCGCAGCTGAAAGCGGAAAAGTCGAGAAACGTGACCCTGGGCCTGGGCCTGACACCCGATACCAACACCAGCATCACGCTCGACTACTACCACATCTCGCTGAAAGACCGCATCATCCTGGGCAAGGAAATCAAGCCGACGGGCGATCCGACCCAGGAACTGGACAAGATCCTCGCCGCCGGCGGCGTGGTTTCGCTCAGTTTCTTCGCCAATGCGCTCGACAGCCAGACCTCGGGTATCGACTATGTTGTCAGCCGCAGGAACATCCCTGCCTTTGACGGCAAGCTGGCGGTGAACCTGTCGGGCAACTACACCTTGAAAAACGAGCGTGACGGCGAGATCAACAACCCGCCGGCGATTGCCGCCGCGCGCCAGTCGGTGCTCGATGCGACCCAGGAAGCGCTGATGTTCACCTCGCGTCCGAAGCACAAGACGGTGCTCGGCCTCGATCTGGACTACAGCAAGATGAACTTCTCGCTCAACAACACGCTGTACGGTCCGACCCAGTTCCGCAACGCGGGCCTGGACGACAATCTGGCGGTCAAATTCAAGACCCGCGCCGTAACCGACTTCGCGCTGAACTATCAGTTGACCAACAACACGACCTTGTCGTTCAACATCAACAATATGTTCGATGTCTTGCCGAAGTGGGACCTCAAGCCCGTCAACAACACCGCCAAGGGTAGCGAAATCCTGAGCAGCACGACCGTCGATCCGAAGACCGGCATGACGCCGCGCGAGACCCAGGTCAACCTGATCACGTTCAACGGGCGCTACCCGATCGTGACCTACGATGGCTCGCATTTCAGCCAGCTGGGCCGCGCGTACAATATGTCCTTGAACGTGCGCTTCTGATCGTCCGATGATGCCGCCGATAGGGACGCTTTGGTCCTGATGCGGACGGCACGGCTGGCAGGCGGTGCGCCGGGAATAACCTTCCGGCGCAGCGCTGGCCAGCCCCTGCCCTGCTCCACCGCATCATGCGGGAGCACCACGGCGAGTTTCCGGAGCGGCGAGCCAAGCGGGACTTCGGGGACGCACCTTCACTCACCTTTCCGGCATGATGCCGTTGGCGCCGCCGCATGGTCGCTGACAGTGGCGACATTTTCACCCATTTATAAGTGATGCATGTCTTGAATGACCCGCTATCTCAAGCGTTCTGGCTCTTATGCGGTATGTGGAGCGGCATCGGCGGCGCGCTGTTTACGTGGTTCAGCCTGCGCAAGAAAGTAGCTTCGGGAGAATTTTCTCATCAAGAAGTCGTGCGCTTCGCAAAAGGGATGGCCCTCTGGATATTCGTTCCGTGTCTTATACTCTGGGGCCTGCAAACATCGATAGGCGGCCAATCGCCGCCGTACTATACAAAGTGGCCGGCACCTCAAAAGTACATTGCGCTCGCGTTGCAAGTCATCCTTTTGGGTGCCTTGGCATATTGGGTTTTCTTTCGTGATGGAGCCGCGACCTTGTCGAGATTTTGCCGTGCTACCAGTAAAGCACCCGCCTTCATGAACAGCCCTGTGGCCATGAAGCTTGGCGTCATAGCGGCGGTGGCGGGAGCTGTCGTGGGAGCTGTCCTCTCACGCATCGGCCCGAGTGCCTGATCTTTTCTCTTGAACCGGCGCTTGGTCGCCGCGCCCTTGCGCCATGAAATCGGGGCTGAATCGGGTGAATTTTTCAAGCACACCAGCAAGCAAGCGCCGTATAGGGCCGGTTGGCGGACTCTTTGCGCAGGCGCTCACTGCACCCGGCCTGCTTCGCAACATCACGCCGATAAAGCCCCGCGTCCTTGAGCGCGACTTCGATCCCGACGCAATCCTGAGCTGATACGATGCGTCGCCCGATGTACCAAACCCTGGCCGTGTCGCTGTCGACGCGCAGCAAGGTGCGGTGGTGGGTCCAGCTCAATTCGCGACGCGCTGCGTCCCGAATTGGAAATGCCAGGTAAAAGCCACGCATGCGTCGTAAGTTGCTGACGTTAAATCCGCGCACGGCTGGCAAGTTGCTCCTGAACCGAAGCCGACGGCGCGCGGGGCTTGAGGGCGCGGGCTTGGTAAGGTCACATGCTTGCAGCCCGTTTGATATCCGCGCCGAGCTTTTCCACGAAGCCTTCCATGCTTGCCTCGCCTAAATCAACCGCTTTGGCCCCGCCACCGGCAACGAATGTCACGTCGCTGATCCCGATCACGCCAAGTACCAGGCGCAGATAGTGGGTGGCGATGTCGCGGTTCTGGATGGGCGATCCCTCGGTATAGATGCCACCCGATGCGATCAATACGGTTGCCTTCTTGCCAGTCACCAGGCCGCGTCCATCGAAGCCCAAGGTCAATCCCTTGCGAACGACATGGTCGATCCATGCCTTGAGCACTGCCGGCACATTGTAGTTGTAGACCGGCGTTGCAATGACAATGTGATCGGCGGCGAGCAACTCCGTAACAAGTTCGTTCGAGAGCCGTAACTCGTTCGCCATCTCGGGAGAATGCTGTTGCGCAGGGGTGAAGTAGGCTTGCAACCAGGCAGCGCTGACAAATTGAAGTCCGGCATCCATGAGGTCGCGTTCGATCACTTCGCCATCCGGGTGGGCGGCCAGCCAGTCATGCACGAAACGACGGGTCATGTTGCGCGACACGGAGTGGTGGCCGCGAGGGCTGGCCTCGATCAGCAATAGCTTGGTCATGATAATCATCCTTAAAAATAGCACCGGGGGAAGGCCTGAAGCGGGCTTGCCGATCAGGCTGCTTGTGTGCCCACAATATATCGCCGCCAATTCATTTCAGATAGAGATTAAAATATGATGAATTCCATCGGAAACTGTGATGGAGTGCGCCATGGAGAAGCTATTTTGATTGGAAGTCTGACGCTTGATCAGTTACGTGTTCTGGTAACGATCGCCGATACCGGGAGCTTTTCTGCCGCCGGTCGACAACTTGGCCGCGTACAATCAGCCATTAGCCAGGCCATCGGGACGCTTGAGGATGTGCAAGGCGTGTTGCTGTTTGACCGCGCCGGTCACCGCCCAAGGTTGACCGAGACCGGCCGGGTTCTCGTCGAGCAGGCGCGCCTGGTCTTGGTCAGCGCTGCCCGCTTCGAGGCAGTGGCGATGGCGACCCGCTCGGGCCTGGAACCCGAGCTGGTCATTGCGATCGATCCTCTGGTGCCGACGGCGCCATTTATCGAAAGCCTGTCCGCGCTGAGCCTGACTTTTCCGAATCTGCCAGTCCGCTTTTCGACAGAAGGCTTGGGCGGTTCATTGCGACGCCTGCGAAGCGACCCGGCCGCCATCGGGATCTGCTTGCTGCTTCCTTCCGTTCCAGACGACATTGCCGCCTATCCGCTGTTGCGTGTCGGCATGCAGGCTGTGGTGGCGTCAGGGCATCCACTGGCTTCGCTCGGACGTCCGGCGACGCAGACCGATCTGGAGCCTTATGTCCAGCTTGTGCTGTCGGACCCCGTCAATCCCGGCAGCGACAACTTCGGGCTTGCGGGTGTAAAACTTTGGCGCTTCGTCGATCTCGGCCGGCGCCTGGACTTCCTGCTCGGCGGTTTTGGATGGTGCCGCATGCCCGACCATCTCGTGTCTCGATTGATTGCTAGCGGGAGCCTGGTTGCGCTTCATATCGAGCACGATCCGACGCCGCGCGAGGGACTGACGAT
Protein-coding regions in this window:
- a CDS encoding TonB-dependent receptor — encoded protein: MNTLTPLSRAVALACLLMANTDALAQQSAGDGAEPSSTVVVTATRGAKAVDKIPGAISVISQQELASQYLIADDPSQALATYVPGYAPSRQKMTSTGESLRGRQPLILLDGIPQSNPLRAGAREGYFADSAIIERIEVINGASAMQGMGATGGIINYITRTARADGTTHGLNVRASSQLRSDNLDWKTGYSVTHKDGGFDLLGYVGLQRRGMGYDGDGRRLGIDNVQGDTLDSRGDDLFLKIGQRFGAQRIQLSLNRFNLRGDGDYKNEPGVVAAGVTTTSLPGRAPGEPPRNKVRSASLDYRHDDLFGGAFSAQLFSHDFEALYGATSVATFQDARLASVGTLWDQSQIVADKRGARMTWVRPDMLVSGLEVTLGLDLLRDNTQQRLAATKRTWVPQLQFTSTAPFAQLEYEIGPLTVRGGVRHEQARLAVDTYTTLAVYGSRRVEGGETEFSKSVKNLGAVWRLAPRWSAFVASSEGFGLPDVGLVLRAVSTDGKSVATLIDLKPIITRNNEVGVNWRGADGQVGLSRYDSRSKLGSVLRVNAAGIGSVERVPTVVKGWEVSGDWRPAKTVSVFGSYAVTDGKTAASQGAPLDLALSARSQGPDKGVLGANWQWAPKAQLRVQASHLRDRDINIGRKVGTSNLEEHFKGYTLADMAVTFDSAYGRIGVSVENLFDKQYVGYYSQSASALDATGTFAGRGRTLALSWNRNW
- a CDS encoding PepSY-associated TM helix domain-containing protein, whose amino-acid sequence is MKPAIRFVHLWAGLIFGTVLVVLGLTGSALAWMHELDVLLNPDLLQVAPPPGMARGAAMRVAPATVQAATLRLLRDARYGRPSQLMFPERAGDVFVAWYRDPKQVASDWNVAVSRQVMLDPATLAVTGERTWGGFGFSRPQLMSTLFHIHRYLVAGEVGKTVIGVTGVALLLLAMTGIVLWWPRMTAAAIKGALTVRHGGNWPRFNFQLHRAGGFFAAPVLLVLAVSGVYFNMPQWVLPVVGAVATLAPAGKAVNRSALDAAPVTPHDAMVAAQAQFPSARVSRLALPAKPGQPYEIRLRQPDELRAGDGATRVSIDAGDARVLRTVDPQRAPAGDRFLSWMFPLHTGEAFGIAGRTFISIFGMVPLMFFVSGLVIWIKLHRPKKRKARAPAV
- a CDS encoding TonB-dependent receptor plug domain-containing protein encodes the protein MLLSTGAAVAQSPAPPQPAADAGAPATPGTEEIQKVVIVSTGSRGSQRTVVDAPVPVDIINTKDLNKTGQISLDKALGMRVPSFNTVQTPVNDATSLLDPYEIRNMGPSRSLILINGKRKNSSALIYTQTSPGRGESGSDISAIPQDAIKRIEVLRDGASAQYGSDAISGVVNIILKDNPEGGSLTARAGITHEGDGKMGALSLNHGIRLSDKGFVNYTIDISKVGLAERSGIVDGRGEAADFGADLKKDVQPFLDKYPTAGNINGSPKTRANKFLVNSRLDITDAFSVYGNAAYVKKQVDSYANYRTPYWRETDYGLLHAQGTPYVGYVPDFIGKLDDYNATLGAKFTVGDWNGDVSLTIGGNKQAYEVHNSINRGIEKARLEAIAAGKTPGPRSPTDFEAGGTRFRHTVVNADISKQVSESVNVYAGTELRKEKYDVIAGEYASYAEGGADSYAGNLPENALSADRKNYGVYGGSMFDITKQWLIDLTGRYEKYSDFGNATVGKLSTRYKVSDMVTLRGSLSSGFRAPSLHQIYTQKKQYAFVAGSGIQVSGLTNNLSPEARALSVPQLKAEKSRNVTLGLGLTPDTNTSITLDYYHISLKDRIILGKEIKPTGDPTQELDKILAAGGVVSLSFFANALDSQTSGIDYVVSRRNIPAFDGKLAVNLSGNYTLKNERDGEINNPPAIAAARQSVLDATQEALMFTSRPKHKTVLGLDLDYSKMNFSLNNTLYGPTQFRNAGLDDNLAVKFKTRAVTDFALNYQLTNNTTLSFNINNMFDVLPKWDLKPVNNTAKGSEILSSTTVDPKTGMTPRETQVNLITFNGRYPIVTYDGSHFSQLGRAYNMSLNVRF
- a CDS encoding DUF1016 N-terminal domain-containing protein — translated: MRGFNVSNLRRMRGFYLAFPIRDAARRELSWTHHRTLLRVDSDTARVWYIGRRIVSAQDCVGIEVALKDAGLYRRDVAKQAGCSERLRKESANRPYTALACWCA
- a CDS encoding FMN-dependent NADH-azoreductase, producing MTKLLLIEASPRGHHSVSRNMTRRFVHDWLAAHPDGEVIERDLMDAGLQFVSAAWLQAYFTPAQQHSPEMANELRLSNELVTELLAADHIVIATPVYNYNVPAVLKAWIDHVVRKGLTLGFDGRGLVTGKKATVLIASGGIYTEGSPIQNRDIATHYLRLVLGVIGISDVTFVAGGGAKAVDLGEASMEGFVEKLGADIKRAASM
- a CDS encoding LysR family transcriptional regulator; this encodes MMNSIGNCDGVRHGEAILIGSLTLDQLRVLVTIADTGSFSAAGRQLGRVQSAISQAIGTLEDVQGVLLFDRAGHRPRLTETGRVLVEQARLVLVSAARFEAVAMATRSGLEPELVIAIDPLVPTAPFIESLSALSLTFPNLPVRFSTEGLGGSLRRLRSDPAAIGICLLLPSVPDDIAAYPLLRVGMQAVVASGHPLASLGRPATQTDLEPYVQLVLSDPVNPGSDNFGLAGVKLWRFVDLGRRLDFLLGGFGWCRMPDHLVSRLIASGSLVALHIEHDPTPREGLTIYAAHQRSRTLGPAGRWLLDDLRRRLS